From one Planctomycetota bacterium genomic stretch:
- a CDS encoding Gfo/Idh/MocA family oxidoreductase produces MSKRVLKVGLVGGGGGAFIVNPHQKAIHFDGTRRVVCAALHQDPKVAMAEAAKWAYPIRGYPTYDAMIEDQSRLPTGERIDYAVIVTPNFVHFDPAMKLVKAGTRWIVTSGKLGEVRWADAYYLQGWLATRLETTGQMQASWRTDPKMAGASCCGGDIGTHAFMQLRFVTGLEVTSVRGMIETYLKGRQLDDHFTTYCELSNGGRALVRASQIAIGHKNDLGIEVNGEKGSLVWRQEDAERVTIRLPGEPDRDYWRGEVKGSDSFLGKLPEWVGTEPTIPSGHVEAFHDAYARLHRSFEADVRLYNEGKAFSSDGSKYANVHDGVMHMKFIEAAVRSAKNGSKKVKM; encoded by the coding sequence ATGTCGAAGCGAGTGCTGAAGGTGGGGCTGGTCGGCGGCGGGGGCGGAGCGTTCATCGTCAATCCGCACCAGAAGGCGATCCACTTCGATGGGACGCGGCGCGTGGTGTGCGCGGCCCTGCACCAGGACCCGAAGGTGGCAATGGCGGAGGCGGCCAAGTGGGCGTATCCGATCCGGGGCTACCCGACGTACGACGCGATGATCGAGGACCAGTCGCGGCTGCCGACGGGTGAGCGGATCGACTATGCCGTGATCGTGACGCCGAACTTCGTCCATTTCGACCCGGCGATGAAACTGGTGAAGGCGGGGACGCGGTGGATCGTGACGAGCGGGAAACTGGGCGAGGTGCGGTGGGCGGACGCGTACTACCTGCAGGGCTGGCTGGCGACGCGGCTGGAGACGACGGGCCAGATGCAGGCGTCGTGGCGGACGGACCCGAAGATGGCGGGGGCGAGTTGCTGCGGCGGCGACATCGGCACCCACGCCTTCATGCAACTGAGGTTCGTCACGGGCCTCGAGGTGACGAGCGTCCGGGGGATGATCGAAACGTACCTCAAGGGGCGCCAGTTGGACGACCACTTCACGACGTACTGCGAACTGTCGAACGGCGGGCGGGCGCTCGTGCGGGCCAGCCAGATCGCCATCGGCCACAAGAACGACCTCGGAATCGAAGTGAACGGCGAAAAGGGGAGCCTGGTGTGGCGCCAGGAGGATGCCGAGCGGGTGACCATCCGCCTGCCGGGCGAACCGGACCGCGATTACTGGCGCGGGGAGGTGAAGGGGAGCGATTCGTTCCTCGGCAAGTTGCCGGAGTGGGTCGGCACGGAGCCGACCATCCCCTCGGGGCACGTGGAGGCGTTCCACGACGCGTACGCGCGGCTGCATCGGAGTTTTGAGGCGGACGTCCGGCTGTACAACGAAGGCAAAGCGTTCTCCTCGGACGGGTCGAAGTACGCGAACGTGCACGACGGCGTGATGCACATGAAGTTCATCGAGGCGGCCGTCCGGAGCGCGAAGAACGGATCGAAGAAGGTGAAGATGTAG
- a CDS encoding sugar phosphate isomerase/epimerase, whose product MKLGVFMALFGGQPFEKALDYVRKSGLETVEIGVGNYPGSPHCPVDELLASKDKAAEWKKKITGRGLEISALSCHGNPLHPDPGFARKDIEVMHKAFKLAEVLGVKTVIGFSGCPGGGPKDTVPNWITCPWPPDFSDAVKWQWEEKLIPFWKKEAALAKDHGVRIAFEMHPGFCVYNTESMLRIRKECGPNIGANFDPSHLFWQGMDPLVSLKAIGKGVFHVHMKDCRIDGPNTAFKGVLDTMHYGNENERSWIFRTIGYGHGETFWRDFVSTLRVIGYDGALSIEHEDSLMSVNE is encoded by the coding sequence ATGAAACTCGGTGTGTTTATGGCGCTGTTCGGCGGGCAGCCGTTCGAGAAGGCCCTCGACTACGTCCGCAAGAGCGGCCTGGAGACGGTCGAGATCGGCGTCGGCAATTATCCCGGGAGCCCCCATTGCCCGGTCGATGAACTGCTGGCGTCGAAAGACAAGGCCGCCGAGTGGAAGAAGAAGATCACCGGAAGGGGCCTGGAGATCTCGGCCCTCTCCTGCCACGGGAACCCGCTGCACCCGGACCCGGGCTTCGCCAGGAAGGACATCGAGGTGATGCACAAGGCGTTCAAACTGGCCGAGGTCCTGGGCGTGAAGACGGTCATCGGCTTCTCGGGCTGCCCGGGCGGCGGGCCGAAAGACACCGTGCCGAACTGGATCACCTGCCCCTGGCCGCCGGACTTCTCCGACGCTGTCAAGTGGCAGTGGGAGGAGAAACTCATCCCCTTCTGGAAGAAGGAAGCGGCGCTGGCCAAGGACCACGGCGTCCGCATCGCCTTCGAGATGCACCCCGGCTTCTGCGTTTACAACACCGAGTCGATGCTGCGGATCCGCAAGGAATGCGGCCCGAACATCGGCGCCAACTTCGACCCCAGCCACCTCTTTTGGCAGGGGATGGACCCGCTCGTGAGCCTCAAGGCCATCGGCAAGGGCGTCTTCCACGTCCACATGAAGGACTGCCGCATCGACGGCCCCAACACGGCCTTCAAAGGCGTCCTGGACACGATGCACTATGGCAACGAGAACGAGCGGTCGTGGATCTTCCGGACGATCGGCTACGGCCACGGCGAGACGTTCTGGCGCGACTTCGTCTCGACGCTGCGCGTCATCGGCTACGACGGGGCACTCTCCATCGAGCACGAGGACAGCCTGATGAGCGTCAACGAG